In the Augochlora pura isolate Apur16 chromosome 7, APUR_v2.2.1, whole genome shotgun sequence genome, ACAATAGCAAACCCGGATCTCTCAAGTACAGGAGGTCGTAAATCTTTAGACAAGGACTTCTCGGAACCCTctctgacctctctctcttactcagtcctcgagccgaaatcttcgcgcgcggcacaccCGCACAATGCTAGTTTCGGCGGGCTTTTCACCCCTGCGCGCTCGACTCCCGCGCACTCCCATCCGCATGCGCACCGTCGAACCACCAATCATCTTCGAGCTGCAACCGGAAGACGGACCGGCCGACAAATCAACGTCCAGCAAATTCACCAGCGCCCagctaattttcctattggctAACGAAGGAGGGAAGGAAAAGAAGCTGGAAGAAAATGCAGAACTCCACGGAAAACCTCAGACTTTATtcgacagtcaaagaaagtaCATCTTAGAGctctataaataaagtacCGTTTGTTTAAAGTATCCAGTGTTTGTACATCTTTCTACAACCTTTCACGAGCAGAGCGGTTCAGCGCTCCACGGGCAACCGAACCACATCGAATTCCCTGCACTAAACAATTCAGACCGTAACACACTATATACTTCAGCACTTCTCTAGGCCGCAGCTTGATCCATTACCGAGGTTgttatatcaattttcttcaGCCTGATTGGCTGACTACTCACTGCTAAGCAGACTCCATTACTCTACTGCCaatattcgtataatttacaAAGTTGTTCGATTGCTGGACAGATTTTGAATCTGACAGACAGTCGTGTATGGCCGTATGCGGTCGTGTACATTGGAGATTGGTGCCTGCTAGGAGCCACGTAACCACAACACTATTGTTAAAATCCTTTACACTCTATCAAAGTATGACATTTTTTGCTGCTTAAATAAGacgaaataacaaaatatcttATAGCTTTTATGTTTAACAACGAAATGTTTCAATTAGAGATATAACATTATGCTATTTGTCGAAAGGTGACGACCACGAAAATctacaaaacaaaaaatagtCTTCCAtactttattacattattcatttaatcgaacaaatttctacaatcaaaatgaatttaaggaatgttaaagataaattaaagGATGAAACGTTGGATCTTAGTTTATGCGACCTGAAAGAAGTGCCTGTTCGAGAAATTGTAAGTAAATTCAATTAGTGTACACAGATGgaaagtaataaaacaaatcattaaataatctatGAATTCTTATGTTGCAGGCTACTGTCAAGAAAGCAACACATTTagatttatcaaataatttattagtttccTTGCCTGTAAGTATTGGTATCCACAGATATGATTTCTTAACATACAGTAGTTTTCATCAATGATCATTTGTTTCAGAATACTTTTGTTACTCTTAAGCAAATAGTTAAGTTGGATCTCAGTAGAAACATGTTAACAGAGATTCCTGAGAATTTTGGAGAACTGAAACTACTGCGGCATTTAGATCTATATGCGAATCAGGTAAATTCAACATGATATAACTATTTAGTAGTTTATCGATactaaatagaattattttatagataagCAGATTACCACTTAGCTTGAGTgaattgaagaatttaagaTGGTTGGATTTGAAGGAGAATCCTTTAACTCCAGCAGTAGCTAGCATAGCTGGTCCCTGCAGCAATTTAAGCGAATGTCAAGCCTGTGCCCGTAATGTCGTCATGTATCTGTCAAGTGTCAAACTCAAAATTGAAGAAGAAAAGCTACAAAGATTAAACGCTGTCACAAGTAATATTTCTCAACAGcaatacaaaatttgaaatctTTTAACACTGTTTTGCAAATATCTATAACGTTTTCATTGTTAATAGGTGCAGAAAACGATAGTTTACTGCTAAAGAAAgttggaaaaaagaaaaagaagaaactggCAGGGAAAGACAATAAAGAAAGCTTAGATAAAAGTAGACATTGGTCTTCGAGCGATGGGTTgcaaatagaaacaaataaaattgaattaccggcaaagatagaaaataatcTGTACACTGGTAAAAAATCTGCAACTAAAGGTGAATATGTTTTTCGGTCGATTTCATTCTACTACCTTTATGTTTATAGCTGCAATAATTCTAATGAAATCTTAACGTTTTTCAGGCAAATCCACGATCGTACGACTTTTCCTTTTGAGTTTTATTATTGGTATCCTAATGATTGTAGTGCTACCAATGTATTCGGAGCAATGCGATGCACTCGTAAACTATGCAGAAAGGAATACTGGTATGCCTTTGAAAGTGTTTCAGAAACAGAGTATTGATATGTATCATTCTTTTATACGAACTGCAATCATCTGGACCGAAAGCATTTATAAAGATTTGTACCATGTGTATGAAAACAGCTTCAGAGAAGATGTTGGCGATCTAccaagtaaataaattgacaTCGCTTATCTCAAGCTGAACAAGTTACAAGGTCGATACATAAACTTTTGTCTTAAAACATGTAGTATCGTTCATactattatcatcattatcattCACATTATCATCACCATTAtgactattattatcattatatgaATTAAGGATtccgttatttattataaaaaatgaaaaacaattacATATACGAAAAGCTTTCGTTTAACAGAACAGTTTCTTTTTACCGAaaacatgtatatgtatatattagtCTTGAATCTTTGGTCCGCATAGATCTTCGATACGATTCTCATTAAAAATGAGAAGATTTGAAGCGATTGCACCTACATATGGCGATCATAGAATCGAATTGTTACCGTTACGCGTTATCCGTAGCATTCATTCTGTTGGACAGTGACGTTGACGTCGTTTTAACGGATGTCTTACCAAGAGAGTTCTCCATTTTGctgattaatttcttaaaagagtTCATTCGAGTCTGAGCTAAATCGTCTACGGGTTCCGTTCCATTCGAATTCTGATTCGTTTCTTCAGTCGTAACAGGATCTGCCGGTTTCGACCTTTTTCCACCAAC is a window encoding:
- the LOC144471940 gene encoding leucine-rich repeat-containing protein 59 isoform X1; this translates as MNLRNVKDKLKDETLDLSLCDLKEVPVREIATVKKATHLDLSNNLLVSLPNTFVTLKQIVKLDLSRNMLTEIPENFGELKLLRHLDLYANQISRLPLSLSELKNLRWLDLKENPLTPAVASIAGPCSNLSECQACARNVVMYLSSVKLKIEEEKLQRLNAVTSAENDSLLLKKVGKKKKKKLAGKDNKESLDKSRHWSSSDGLQIETNKIELPAKIENNLYTGKKSATKGKSTIVRLFLLSFIIGILMIVVLPMYSEQCDALVNYAERNTGMPLKVFQKQSIDMYHSFIRTAIIWTESIYKDLYHVYENSFREDVGDLPSK
- the LOC144471940 gene encoding leucine-rich repeat-containing protein 59 isoform X2, producing MNLRNVKDKLKDETLDLSLCDLKEVPVREIATVKKATHLDLSNNLLVSLPNTFVTLKQIVKLDLSRNMLTEIPENFGELKLLRHLDLYANQISRLPLSLSELKNLRWLDLKENPLTPAVASIAGPCSNLSECQACARNVVMYLSSVKLKIEEEKLQRLNAVTSAENDSLLLKKVGKKKKKKLAGKDNKESLDKSRHWSSSDGLQIETNKIELPAKIENNLYTGKKSATKGKSTIVRLFLLSFIIGILMIVVLPMYSEQCDALVNYAERNTEIGGRGDLGRGDAIMQLQLSTTVY